The following are encoded together in the Tursiops truncatus isolate mTurTru1 chromosome 10, mTurTru1.mat.Y, whole genome shotgun sequence genome:
- the LOC117313916 gene encoding UPF0729 protein C18orf32 homolog, which translates to MVCIPCIVIPVLLWVYKKFLEPYIYPLISPFVSRVWPRKAIQESSDKNKGKIDCKGADINGSPTRGPTEISDKKKD; encoded by the coding sequence ATGGTGTGCATTCCCTGCATTGTCATTCCAGTTCTGCTCTGGGTCTACAAAAAGTTCCTGGAACCATATATATACCCTCTGATTTCCCCCTTTGTTAGTCGTGTGTGGCCTAGGAAAGCTATACAAGAATCCAGTgataaaaacaaaggcaaaatagaCTGTAAGGGTGCAGATATAAATGGATCACCAACAAGAGGACCAACAGAAATCTCGGATAAAAAGAAAGACTAA